One genomic segment of Pseudomonadota bacterium includes these proteins:
- a CDS encoding methane monooxygenase/ammonia monooxygenase subunit C, translated as MSTVVQSTEQAAKAEGIFTRIGRLLGLVQDENVAPRVPWALAVVGISLAVLVLSAYRWYQQVYSFSVGLDYFEAEFQTYWMSLFWTQVVLLSLILAIGVPILWFTRPANPEAMTPSAELKIYYIILSFAAVGSIILVAGLGIYVEADAAWHQVTIRDTDFTPTHIGLFYFVIPAGAVGGILGFLWIHTRVPYFVNRVSIPLALILSAPVLIMPNLGLNEWGHTFFYAEELFAAPIHWGFVVLGWALFAIGGFIMQILMRVRDLTAIESDQERIAA; from the coding sequence AACAAGCCGCCAAAGCGGAGGGTATTTTCACCCGCATCGGAAGGCTTCTGGGGCTGGTTCAAGATGAGAACGTCGCACCGCGCGTGCCATGGGCTCTTGCTGTTGTCGGCATTTCTCTGGCAGTGTTGGTTCTTAGCGCATATCGCTGGTACCAGCAAGTCTATTCGTTTTCTGTCGGCCTCGATTATTTCGAAGCGGAGTTCCAGACCTACTGGATGAGCCTTTTTTGGACCCAGGTTGTGCTTCTGTCATTGATTCTGGCCATCGGCGTGCCCATTTTGTGGTTCACGCGACCGGCTAACCCGGAAGCCATGACACCATCGGCCGAACTGAAAATCTACTACATCATCCTTTCGTTCGCCGCGGTTGGCAGCATCATCCTGGTCGCCGGCTTGGGGATTTACGTTGAAGCCGACGCCGCATGGCACCAAGTCACCATCCGTGACACCGACTTCACGCCGACCCACATTGGCTTGTTCTACTTCGTCATTCCGGCGGGCGCCGTCGGCGGCATCCTCGGTTTTCTGTGGATCCACACTCGCGTGCCCTACTTTGTGAACCGCGTTTCCATCCCACTGGCACTGATCCTGTCCGCTCCGGTCTTGATCATGCCGAACCTGGGCTTGAACGAATGGGGCCACACGTTCTTCTACGCTGAAGAATTGTTCGCCGCTCCCATCCACTGGGGCTTCGTGGTTCTCGGTTGGGCCTTGTTCGCCATTGGCGGATTCATCATGCAGATCCTCATGCGCGTTCGGGATCTGACGGCGATTGAATCCGATCAAGAACGAATC